From Roseibium alexandrii DFL-11, the proteins below share one genomic window:
- a CDS encoding branched-chain amino acid ABC transporter permease: protein MIWLDTIVQGVLLGGLYALFAAGLSLVFGIMRLVNLAHGDLIVMAAYLILVLVTLIGVDPFVATLIAAPILFCIGWLLQMYVLNRTLGTDILPPLLVTFGLSIVIQNALQEGFSADSQRLSVGPLETASLPLGPVTIGVMPLLTFLSAILVIVALNQLFYRTSLGRAFRATSDDATTASLMGIRPQNIFATATGIAMVVVTIAALYLGTRANFDPTIGPARLIYAFEAVIIGGLGSLWGTLAGGIIIGVAQTLGAAINPEWQILAGHIAFVIVLLLKPRGLFPRAVD, encoded by the coding sequence ATGATTTGGCTCGACACAATCGTCCAAGGCGTTTTGCTCGGCGGGCTCTATGCACTGTTTGCTGCCGGGTTGAGCCTTGTTTTCGGCATCATGCGTTTGGTGAACCTTGCCCATGGCGACCTGATCGTGATGGCCGCGTACTTGATCCTTGTTCTGGTCACGCTAATCGGGGTGGATCCCTTTGTTGCCACCCTGATTGCAGCACCCATTCTGTTTTGCATCGGCTGGCTCTTGCAGATGTATGTCCTGAACCGGACGCTGGGCACCGACATCCTGCCGCCGCTTCTGGTCACATTCGGACTTTCGATCGTCATTCAAAACGCGCTTCAGGAAGGCTTTTCCGCGGACAGCCAAAGGCTTTCCGTCGGACCACTGGAAACAGCATCGCTGCCCTTGGGGCCAGTGACCATCGGTGTCATGCCGCTCCTGACGTTCCTGTCGGCAATCCTTGTGATCGTTGCGCTGAACCAGTTGTTCTACCGCACATCGCTGGGCCGGGCCTTCCGGGCGACCTCGGACGATGCAACTACCGCAAGCCTGATGGGCATCCGGCCGCAGAACATCTTTGCGACAGCAACCGGCATTGCCATGGTCGTAGTGACCATTGCCGCGCTCTATCTCGGGACACGGGCGAACTTCGATCCGACGATTGGTCCGGCACGTCTGATCTATGCCTTCGAGGCCGTGATCATCGGCGGTCTCGGATCACTTTGGGGAACGCTTGCCGGCGGTATCATCATCGGCGTCGCACAGACCCTTGGCGCTGCAATCAATCCGGAATGGCAGATCCTGGCCGGACACATCGCATTTGTCATCGTTCTCTTGCTTAAACCACGCGGGCTGTTCCCGCGGGCCGTGGACTGA
- a CDS encoding ABC transporter ATP-binding protein — MALLQTQNLIAHYGDFQALFGVDVHLEEGETVAIIGANGAGKTTLMRSISGVLNNQAEAITFDTDKIGSTHAADVLKKGIAMVPEGRKLFPSLSVEENLLIGAYGRKGNGPWTLETIYRMFPVLQERRNNPGTALSGGQQQMVAIGRALMSNPRVLLCDEISLGLAPVIIKDIYAALPKIKETGTSIIVVEQDIGQALKVADRVYCMMEGRITLEGSPSDLSRDAIHNAYFGASA; from the coding sequence ATGGCACTTCTTCAAACACAAAACCTGATCGCCCACTATGGGGATTTTCAAGCCCTTTTCGGCGTGGATGTCCACCTTGAGGAAGGCGAAACCGTTGCCATCATCGGTGCCAACGGTGCCGGAAAAACAACTCTGATGCGCTCGATTTCCGGTGTCTTGAATAACCAGGCCGAGGCAATCACGTTCGATACGGACAAGATCGGGTCCACCCATGCCGCCGATGTCCTGAAAAAGGGCATCGCCATGGTACCCGAGGGCCGCAAGCTTTTCCCGTCCTTGAGCGTAGAAGAAAACCTTTTGATCGGCGCCTACGGGCGAAAGGGAAACGGCCCGTGGACGCTGGAAACCATCTACCGGATGTTTCCGGTCCTTCAGGAACGGCGGAACAATCCGGGTACGGCTCTGTCGGGCGGGCAGCAGCAGATGGTCGCCATCGGACGCGCGCTCATGTCCAACCCAAGGGTTCTGCTCTGCGATGAAATCAGCCTGGGCCTCGCACCCGTGATCATCAAGGACATCTACGCCGCGTTGCCGAAAATCAAGGAAACCGGAACATCTATCATCGTAGTGGAACAGGATATCGGCCAGGCTCTGAAAGTTGCCGACCGGGTTTATTGCATGATGGAAGGCCGGATCACTTTGGAGGGCTCGCCTTCAGATTTGAGCCGTGACGCCATCCACAACGCATACTTCGGAGCATCGGCATGA